From the Lolium rigidum isolate FL_2022 chromosome 2, APGP_CSIRO_Lrig_0.1, whole genome shotgun sequence genome, one window contains:
- the LOC124689036 gene encoding uncharacterized protein LOC124689036, with the protein MDFPLDPVSSLPVYDASPAEAALGSLQGRDCVSSNAGPAAAGVTVLGDLVEGTSVGDLASGLDGADGPVPADSAESTGQGNPQSPGWTKRSVSGVHHQIKLSGKAHWRNRSDVS; encoded by the exons ATGGATTTCCCACTGGATCCGGTTAGCAG CCTGCCCGTATACGATGCGTCCCCGGCTGAGGCAGCACTGGGGAGTTTGCAAGGCAGGGATTGCGTCAGTAGCAACGcaggcccggcggcggcgggtgtgACCGTGCTGGGGGACCTCGTGGAGGGGACGAGTGTGGGCGATCTTGCAAGCGGACTGGATGGCGCGGATGGCCCTGTGCCTGCAGATTCCGCGGAGTCAACCGGACAGGGCAATCCTCAGTCGCCTGGCTGGACGAAGAG GTCTGTGTCGGGCGTGCACCACCAGATAAAACTCAGCGGCAAAGCGCATTGGAGAAATCGGTCAGATGTTTCGTAG